The proteins below come from a single Oncorhynchus keta strain PuntledgeMale-10-30-2019 chromosome 32, Oket_V2, whole genome shotgun sequence genomic window:
- the LOC118364939 gene encoding neuronal pentraxin-1-like produces the protein MPGNMPGIREGHSWQLFLLSFLVLEGSTQDFGQTQFICTSVPKDMDLCAATMQNSGPAEDLKTTVMQLRETVLQQKETIMNQKETIRELTSKLSRCESQSLPEAGGRRIVPGAKNTMGDVSRGPQDTLAQLGQTLQTLKQRLENLEQYSRNNGTAQANSLKDLLQNKIDDMEKQVLSRVNTLEETKPGQKNDTDQRNRVESTLTSVHHRITDLEKGGKDNRPLDKFQLTFPLRTNYMYAKAKRTLPEMYAFTVCLWIKSNASPGVGTPFSYAVPGQANELVLIEWGNNPMEILINDKVAKLPFIINDGKWHHIGITWTTRDGMWEAFQDGVLRGSGENLAPYHPIKPQGVLVLGQEQDTLGGGFDATQAYVGELANLNMWDRKLSIGEIYNLATCNSKAQTGNVFSWSESNIEIFGGATKWTFEPCRALN, from the exons ATGCCAGGAAACATGCCTGGAATCAGAGAGGGACACTCTTGGCAACTTTTCCTACTTTCTTTCTTGGTTTTGGAGGGGTCGACGCAAGATTTCGGACAGACCCAGTTTATTTGCACGTCTGTGCCCAAGGATATGGACTTGTGCGCGGCTACGATGCAGAACAGCGGTCCGGCGGAGGACTTGAAGACGACTGTGATGCAATTGAGGGAGACCGTGTTACAGCAAAAGGAGACCATTATGAACCAAAAGGAGACAATCAGGGAACTAACGTCCAAGTTGAGCAGATGTGAGAGCCAGAGTCTGCCGGAGGCGGGAGGCCGGAGAATAGTACCGGGCGCCAAGAACACTATGGGGGACGTATCAAGGGGTCCTCAGGACACTCTCGCTCAACTAGGACAGACTTTACAGACTCTCAAACAGAGGTTGGAGAATCTTGAG CAATACAGCCGAAACAACGGTACGGCCCAGGCGAATAGTCTGAAAGACCTGCTTCAGAACAAGATTGATGATATGGAGAAGCAGGTGCTGTCCCGGGTCAACACCCTGGAGGAGACCAAACCGGGTCAGAAGAACGATACGGACCAGCGGAACCGAGTGGAGTCCACGCTAACTTCCGTGCATCACCGGATAACGGACCTAGAGAAAG GTGGGAAAGACAACAGACCGCTGGACAAGTTCCAGCTGACATTCCCGTTGAGAACCAACTACATGTACGCCAAAGCCAAGAGAACCCTGCCGGAGATGTATGCCTTCACCGTGTGTCTGTGGATTAAATCTAACGCGTCGCCCGGGGTGGGCACACCTTTCTCCTACGCTGTCCCAGGGCAGGCCAACGAGCTGGTGCTGATTGAGTGGGGAAATAACCCGATGGAGATACTCATCAATGATAAG GTGGCCAAGTTGCCGTTCATCATCAACGACGGGAAGTGGCATCACATCGGTATCACCTGGACCACGCGCGACGGAATGTGGGAGGCGTTTCAGGACGGAGTGCTGCGGGGCAGTGGAGAGAATCTGGCGCCGTACCATCCCATCAAGCCGCAGGGGGTCCTCGTACTGGGACAAGAGCAG GACACGCTGGGGGGAGGTTTCGACGCGACACAAGCTTATGTGGGTGAGCTAGCAAATCTCAACATGTGGGACAGGAAGCTTTCCATCGGGGAGATTTATAACCTGGCAACCTGCAACAGCAAAGCGCAAACTGGCAACGTATTCTCTTGGTCGGAGTCCAACATTGAAATATTTGGTGGCGCTACCAAGTGGACATTCGAGCCGTGCCGTGCACTCAACTGA